TACGCATAAGGATTTCAACAGGTCAAGAAGGTCCTCAAgttgattaatattgacTCTACCTACTTTACTACATTCGATATAACTCATTTGTTTATCTAATAGCAATAGATTATTAAAACATTTAAGGCAGCGCggtaattcaaattaagCTTACATTCAAACTTTGGTTCCaaagttttaatttaaaacatgaaataatgaattttggaaggacaatttatttttcgATCAGTTCATTCTTCAGAGAAATGACACAAAAGTTTCTCAGCgctgaagaagaaatttttatgctaaaaaataaatttgcaccagaagaaaaaaaatacttctTAAAAGAATTTCACGATATTATACTATTCACATACAGgaatgaatttaaaaatattatcataaCTAGAAATACAGTACAActaacaaaaaattattcaaaaaatataaactCTGATGTCGGGTGGGGATGCATGTATAGAGTGACCCAAATGTCGATTGCTCACGGTATATGCCAATTTATGAAGAGGTTTCTGGGCAATTTAAATATCgaaaaaattttgaataacttTCAAGATAATGAAAGTgcaaaattttcaattcatAATATGGTAAATATTGGTCTGAGTGAATTCGGAATTGATCCTACATCTTGGATTGGACCAACAACATCATCAATGATCGCAAATAAGCtaataaatgataatagAAGCATTATATCTAATATTCAGATTGCGAGTATTACCTACGTAGAAGGCACTATTTATAGGGATCAAGCGGTTAAACACTTTTCAGAAGTGGGTTCAGATAGCTGTACTTTTGTATGGCTTTGCATGAAGTTGGGTACGtccaaattcaatattaactCATATAAGAAAACAGTAATTTCAATGAGTAATGTCTCACAGTTCATATGTATTATGGGAGGTAATAATTATTCGTCAGGGGCTTTATTAATTGTTGCATTTAGCAATTCCTTTTTGTATTGCTTAGATCCGCATATTAAAGTACTTCCATCATTTTCCGATAAAAACTTTATTAGGGATGActttattcaaaaagttCCGACAAGGATTTATTGGGGGGAACTGAATTCATCTTTATCCATGGTTTATATTTGCCGAAACcttgaagattttgatgatttgTGCAGCAATTTAACTAGAATTAATTctgatttatttgaagttataaataattgtgATTTTGAAGTAAAGAGTATAAATGAATTAGATTCTGGTTTTTTAGTAGTATAATACCTTAAATTGCCAGCTTTAAAAAATGGGGATTGAACCTATTATTTCCAGATTAGTTATCAAATAGGGGTATTCCAGACCAGGAACATTGGCATTTGGATGAGGAGTTACTTTGATTGAATATTGTAACTCTTTGATATCGTCTATGGAACCGGAAATTATTCTTCCATTAGAGTCTTGCAAGCAATTAATTTGTTGCGTTTTAAATGTAAACATAAATTCCGGTTGATTTGTTTGTATTTTACAATCCTTAAAAGAAAACATTAAATCTGAGATTTCTGCTCCTATCAGCTCTACATTTCctaattgaagaatttttgtatttaagCAAAGCCCCATCTTTTTAAGTTTTTCAATGTTTGAGCAAAGTTGTCTATATGCTACATCCCCACAATGCAATCTCAGCTTGTGCTCGTCGCATTTAAGATATGATTCCATGAATTTTGGGAGAATgtattcttcaaaaaatgaCATAAAGTCagttaatttaaaatttggaTTGATTGCCTTCATTTCTTTAACGACTTtagatattttatttccattatatatagttttaaaatattcactttcaaatatatttttcaataataacatATCCTTAAGTTTTACGCCGAGCCTGTTCCGTAAAGAATAATTGTGTAGCACAACAGAATTTTCTACTATTGGAACTATAGTTTTGCCTTCaatattcttatttataattttcttattgctagttttaatttcactgttactttctttattacAATCTGACTTCCAACTCGAAAGCTCTCTTTCTATCACATTCCTATTGGTTTCATCATAGAAtaaaacttttattatttctatgtGCCTTGAAAAAAGGTTACTTGAAAGGAATCGAGagaaaattgaagaaattttagctgtaaaaaatttaatatgggataaaaatctattaattttatacaATTCTGCAATATTTATGAAATAAACCGAAGAAtagaaatttataaatGGTAAATTACTGTAAAActtgaaatataaattatcaaattttttcttcaaaagtGCAATATCATCCTGTAGTATTTTGTCACtcttaatttcattttttaattgtgaaacaaatttattaaaatatgaattaaatGTTGAATAACATCTTCGTTTTctaaaatttaaattattaagttGAGTGAAATGcatataatatttgttgCTCTGAtaaaacaagaaaatatttctgcATATAGAAATATCCTGTCGAAGGTTGTATCTCAAGCTATTTATGCAAACTTTTGTTAAGGCATTGCTACTAAGCCCTtccattaataaatattaatgtctaaaatatatgaagta
This is a stretch of genomic DNA from Cryptosporidium parvum Iowa II chromosome 3, whole genome shotgun sequence. It encodes these proteins:
- a CDS encoding possible mitochondrial import inner membrane, translocase subunit TIM44, with protein sequence MEGLSSNALTKVCINSLRYNLRQDISICRNIFLFYQSNKYYMHFTQLNNLNFRKRRCYSTFNSYFNKFVSQLKNEIKSDKILQDDIALLKKKFDNLYFKFYSNLPFINFYSSVYFINIAELYKINRFLSHIKFFTAKISSIFSRFLSSNLFSRHIEIIKVLFYDETNRNVIERELSSWKSDCNKESNSEIKTSNKKIINKNIEGKTIVPIVENSVVLHNYSLRNRLGVKLKDMLLLKNIFESEYFKTIYNGNKISKVVKEMKAINPNFKLTDFMSFFEEYILPKFMESYLKCDEHKLRLHCGDVAYRQLCSNIEKLKKMGLCLNTKILQLGNVELIGAEISDLMFSFKDCKIQTNQPEFMFTFKTQQINCLQDSNGRIISGSIDDIKELQYSIKVTPHPNANVPGLEYPYLITNLEIIGSIPIF
- a CDS encoding possible peptidase family C54, which produces MNFGRTIYFSISSFFREMTQKFLSAEEEIFMLKNKFAPEEKKYFLKEFHDIILFTYRNEFKNIIITRNTVQLTKNYSKNINSDVGWGCMYRVTQMSIAHGICQFMKRFLGNLNIEKILNNFQDNESAKFSIHNMVNIGLSEFGIDPTSWIGPTTSSMIANKLINDNRSIISNIQIASITYVEGTIYRDQAVKHFSEVGSDSCTFVWLCMKLGTSKFNINSYKKTVISMSNVSQFICIMGGNNYSSGALLIVAFSNSFLYCLDPHIKVLPSFSDKNFIRDDFIQKVPTRIYWGELNSSLSMVYICRNLEDFDDLCSNLTRINSDLFEVINNCDFEVKSINELDSGFLVV